A stretch of the Uranotaenia lowii strain MFRU-FL chromosome 3, ASM2978415v1, whole genome shotgun sequence genome encodes the following:
- the LOC129757098 gene encoding selenoprotein F, translating into MIYRCSIVVIFVTLLQLAAAEFSAQDCRELGFIKTELFCSSCDSLSEYGLEELKDHCRECCQKDVDLGGGKLKVYPKAVLEVCTCKFGAYPQIQAFIKSDRPAKFPNLTIKYVRGLDPIVKLMDESGAVKETLSITKWNTDTVQEFFETRLTKVADDEDFLKTNRV; encoded by the exons ATGATCTACCGGTGTTCGATAGTTGTGATATTCGTCACCTTATTGCAG CTTGCTGCAGCAGAATTCAGCGCCCAAGACTGCCGGGAGCTAGGTTTCATCAAGACTGAACTTTTCTGCTCATCCTGTGATAGTCTCAGCGAGTACGGTCTCGAAGAGCTAAA GGACCACTGCCGGGAATGCTGCCAAAAGGATGTCGATCTTGGTGGTGGAAAACTGAAGGTCTACCCCAAGGCAGTACTAGAAGTTTGCACCTGTAAGTTCGGTGCCTATCCGCAGATCCAAGCCTTCATCAAAAGCGATCGGCCGGCTAAGTTCCCCAATCTGACCATCAAATACGTACGGGGGCTGGATCCGATCGTGAAACTGATGGACGAATCGGGCGCGGTTAAAGAAACCCTTTCCATAACCAAATGGAACACCGATACGGTGCAGGAATTTTTCGAAACCCGACTGACCAAGGTGGCGGATGATGAAGATTTCCTGAAAACGAATCGTGTTTGA
- the LOC129756059 gene encoding uncharacterized protein LOC129756059 — MLELTESSEWNWVPTKLNVADDATKWQNLPDLSPSSRWFRAPEFLWGPKEGWPVIESKFDHTAEEIRAHVQHHSVERALFRWEDFSRWNRLLRHVAFIQRFPSNLRRGRSKEPIITGPLTQEELRKAEMFILISVQDAEFAEEKALLQKPKPVSWKNVLPKRSSLYKLSPFLAEDGLLRMNGRIDECAHVEECTKHPILLPKRHLVTDLIIASVHQKFCHMNHQSTLNEIRRRFYVPALKSVYNRVRDRCQHCKILRAKPEAPEMSGLSVGRLQPFCRPFSYVGIDYFGPMHVVIGRRTEKRWGVLITCLTVRAVHLEVAHSLTTDSCILAIRNFIARRGAPVQIISDRGTNFIGASRELKEALQQVNQDKLMEHFVTTDTKWTFNPPASPHFGGAWERLVQSVKKSLKHLQLTRTPTDEILRNTLTEIELTVNSRPLTELPLDDELSQALTPNHLLIGSSDGSKPPIAYDDSSYALKHTWRMSQVYANRFWRRWVEEYLPTLTRRTKWFNRAKPIEEGDIVIIVDETLPRNCWPKGRVVHAIRSKDGQVRRALVQTATGVLERPAVKIAVLDVGANVSTSEQ, encoded by the coding sequence ATGTTGGAGTTGACGGAATCATCGGAATGGAACTGGGTTCCGACGAAGCTGAACGTCGCTGACGATGCAACAAAGTGGCAGAATCTCCCGGATCTTTCTCCTAGCAGTCGCTGGTTCCGTGCTCCGGAGTTCCTGTGGGGACCGAAAGAGGGATGGCCAGTCATCGAGTCCAAGTTCGATCATACCGCAGAGGAGATACGGGCGCATGTGCAGCACCATTCCGTCGAACGCGCTCTATTCCGGTGGGAAGATTTTTCGAGATGGAACCGTCTTCTTCGACACGTTGCCTTCATTCAACGATTTCCGTCGAATCTACGTCGGGGGCGGTCGAAGGAGCCCATCATTACTGGACCGCTAACGCAAGAGGAGCTGAGAAAAGCGGAGATGTTCATCCTCATATCGGTGCAAGATGCTGAGTTTGCCGAGGAGAAAGCTCTGCTGCAGAAGCCGAAGCCGGTGTCGTGGAAGAACGTGTTGCCGAAGCGTAGCTCGCTGTACAAGCTGAGTCCGTTCCTAGCCGAAGATGGTTTGCTGCGAATGAATGGTCGGATCGACGAATGTGCGCATGTGGAGGAATGCACGAAGCATCCGATACTGCTTCCGAAGCGACATCTGGTTACGGACCTTATCATAGCCAGCGTTCATCAAAAGTTCTGCCACATGAATCACCAGTCAACGCTCAACGAAATCCGCCGCAGATTCTACGTTCCGGCATTGAAATCGGTCTATAACCGTGTCCGTGACCGATGCCAGCACTGCAAGATTCTTCGAGCGAAACCAGAAGCCCCCGAGATGTCTGGCCTATCGGTTGGACGCCTACAGCCATTTTGCCGTCCATTTTCCTACGTTGGTATCGACTACTTCGGACCGATGCACGTAGTTATCGGTAGGAGGACCGAGAAACGATGGGGTGTACTCATAACCTGTCTAACTGTGCGAGCAGTACACCTCGAAGTCGCACACAGCCTCACCACCGACTCATGCATTCTCGCCATACGAAACTTCATCGCCAGGAGAGGTGCCCCGGTTCAGATCATCAGCGATCGAGGCACCAACTTCATCGGAGCCAGCCGCGAACTGAAGGAAGCCCTGCAGCAAGTGAACCAGGACAAGTTGATGGAACACTTCGTCACCACTGATACGAAATGGACGTTCAACCCTCCGGCGTCACCACACTTCGGCGGAGCCTGGGAACGCCTAGTTCAGTCCGTGAAGAAATCCCTCAAGCACCTACAACTCACCCGCACACCCACAGACGAGATATTACGGAACACGCTTACGGAGATCGAGCTTACCGTTAATTCTCGACCACTAACCGAACTACCGCTAGACGACGAGCTATCGCAAGCGCTCACTCCGAATCACCTTTTGATCGGGTCGTCAGACGGTTCAAAGCCCCCGATCGCATATGACGACAGCAGCTACGCTCTGAAGCACACCTGGAGAATGTCGCAGGTCTACGCCAACCGGTTCTGGCGGCGTTGGGTAGAGGAATACCTGCCCACACTCACACGAAGGACAAAATGGTTTAACCGTGCCAAGCCGATTGAGGAAGGAGACATCGTTATCATCGTGGACGAGACACTGCCAAGGAACTGCTGGCCGAAAGGTCGGGTGGTACATGCAATCCGGTCCAAGGATGGACAGGTTCGTCGTGCACTGGTGCAGACTGCAACTGGAGTTCTTGAGAGACCAGCCGTGAAGATCGCGGTGTTGGACGTCGGTGCAAACGTGAGTACTTCGGAGCAGTAA